A stretch of Ferribacterium limneticum DNA encodes these proteins:
- a CDS encoding bactofilin family protein — protein sequence MFGKKNENKPQGRIDSLIGAGTRVEGSLYFTGGLRIDGEVKGSVQAAEGASSSTLVLSEHARIEGAVVVAHLVTNGTVVGPVSITETLEMQPKSRIVGDVEYASIEMHQGAVIEGRLVHSAGKSVELKLAASA from the coding sequence ATGTTTGGGAAAAAAAACGAAAATAAACCTCAGGGGCGTATCGATAGCCTTATCGGCGCTGGCACGCGAGTTGAAGGCAGCCTGTATTTTACTGGCGGGTTGAGAATTGATGGTGAAGTGAAGGGGAGCGTGCAGGCAGCAGAAGGAGCTTCTTCTTCGACTTTGGTGCTCAGCGAACACGCGCGTATTGAAGGAGCGGTTGTCGTTGCGCACTTGGTAACTAATGGTACGGTTGTGGGGCCGGTCTCCATAACTGAAACCCTGGAAATGCAGCCGAAATCGCGCATTGTCGGTGATGTGGAGTATGCCTCTATCGAGATGCACCAAGGGGCGGTGATTGAAGGGCGCTTGGTTCATTCGGCAGGTAAATCGGTGGAACTAAAGCTGGCAGCCTCGGCCTAA
- the rplM gene encoding 50S ribosomal protein L13, with protein sequence MKTFSAKPHEVKREWFVVDATDKVLGRLATEIARRLRGKHKAIYTPHVDTGDFIVVTNVDKITVTGNKAEDKKYFRHSGYPGGIYETNFKKMQQRFPGRALETAVKGMLPKGPLGYAMLKKLKCYAGEQHPHTAQQPKALEI encoded by the coding sequence ATGAAAACGTTTTCCGCCAAGCCACATGAGGTGAAGCGCGAGTGGTTTGTGGTAGACGCCACAGACAAGGTGCTCGGCCGCCTCGCTACCGAAATTGCTCGTCGCCTCCGTGGCAAGCACAAGGCTATCTATACCCCCCACGTTGATACCGGTGATTTTATCGTCGTCACCAATGTGGACAAGATCACCGTTACCGGTAACAAGGCCGAAGATAAGAAGTACTTCCGCCACTCCGGCTATCCCGGTGGTATCTACGAAACGAACTTCAAGAAGATGCAGCAACGCTTCCCGGGCCGCGCCCTGGAAACTGCCGTCAAGGGCATGCTGCCGAAGGGTCCGCTGGGCTACGCTATGCTGAAGAAGCTGAAGTGCTACGCCGGCGAGCAGCATCCGCACACTGCCCAGCAGCCGAAGGCTCTGGAAATTTAA
- a CDS encoding OsmC family protein produces the protein MECTIRWMGNDAGMSFVAETGSGHAVVMDGAPEAGGRNLGPRPMEMVLAGTGGCSAFDVVLILKKGRQQVSDCTVSLKAERAESDPKVFTSVHFHYRVTGKQLKPDAVARAIELSKDKYCSASIMISKTAEITYDFEIIEEA, from the coding sequence ATGGAATGCACGATTAGATGGATGGGCAACGACGCCGGGATGTCGTTTGTTGCAGAAACCGGTAGCGGCCACGCTGTCGTAATGGATGGCGCACCGGAAGCAGGAGGGCGCAACTTAGGCCCACGGCCAATGGAAATGGTTCTAGCGGGCACCGGAGGCTGTTCAGCCTTTGACGTCGTTTTGATTCTCAAGAAAGGGCGGCAACAAGTCAGCGATTGCACCGTGAGCCTCAAAGCAGAACGTGCCGAAAGCGATCCAAAGGTCTTTACCAGCGTCCACTTTCACTACCGCGTCACTGGAAAACAACTGAAGCCCGATGCGGTTGCCCGCGCCATAGAGTTGTCAAAAGACAAATATTGCTCGGCATCAATCATGATCAGCAAGACTGCAGAGATCACTTACGACTTCGAGATCATCGAAGAAGCCTGA
- the coq7 gene encoding 2-polyprenyl-3-methyl-6-methoxy-1,4-benzoquinone monooxygenase: MSPDQFIVEFDRALRTVLAPARSVRPVPGSALPEAELDVSQKQLVVGLMRVNHCGEICAQALYQGQALTSRDAAIREALRGAADEETEHLAWTEQRISELGGRKSFLNPLWYLGSLTLGLAAGALGDKWNLGFLAETERQVEAHLDGHLQALPEGDGRSRAIVDQMRLDEIQHAETAVRYGAAELPVPAKAIMKTMAKVMTGIAYRI, from the coding sequence ATGTCACCTGACCAATTCATCGTCGAGTTTGATCGAGCCTTGCGTACGGTGCTGGCGCCAGCGCGTAGCGTTCGGCCCGTTCCTGGAAGCGCGCTACCAGAGGCCGAGCTCGACGTTAGTCAAAAGCAACTTGTTGTCGGGCTAATGCGGGTCAATCATTGCGGTGAAATCTGTGCCCAGGCTTTGTACCAAGGGCAGGCGCTGACGTCGAGGGATGCTGCCATTCGCGAAGCCTTGCGTGGCGCCGCTGATGAAGAAACTGAACATCTGGCTTGGACCGAGCAGCGAATTTCCGAGTTGGGGGGGCGCAAGAGTTTTCTGAATCCCCTCTGGTATCTTGGTTCTTTAACGCTAGGGTTGGCTGCTGGTGCCTTGGGGGATAAGTGGAACCTGGGTTTTCTTGCCGAAACGGAGCGACAGGTTGAGGCCCATCTGGATGGGCATCTACAAGCCCTGCCGGAGGGGGATGGCCGCTCCCGAGCCATCGTCGACCAGATGCGGCTTGATGAAATTCAGCATGCCGAGACCGCTGTTCGGTACGGTGCTGCGGAGTTGCCTGTACCTGCAAAAGCGATCATGAAAACGATGGCCAAGGTCATGACCGGTATTGCCTACCGAATCTGA
- the proB gene encoding glutamate 5-kinase — MNQTRLANAKRLVVKVGSALVTNNGTGLDLAAINDWARQISVLREQGKEVVLVSSGAIACGMQRLGWAKRPKSVHELQAAAAVGQMGLVQVYEGAFAKYGLHTAQILLTHDDLADRKRYLNSRSTLNTLLELGVVPIINENDTVVTDEIKFGDNDTLGALVANLIEADALIILTDQQGLYTADPRKDPNATLIHEATAGDESLETMAGGAGTRIGTGGMITKVIAAKRAARSGAHTAIASGREIDPIIRLANGEPVGTLLVSQTQPLAARKQWLADHLQLAGRLILDAGAVDALHAGKSLLPIGVIAAEGEFERGAAVACISPDGREIARGLSNYGSGEARLIARKTTLEIENTLGYVDEPEIIHRDNLILSS, encoded by the coding sequence ATGAACCAGACTCGCCTAGCCAACGCCAAACGCCTGGTCGTCAAAGTCGGCTCGGCGCTCGTCACCAACAACGGCACAGGCCTCGACCTCGCCGCCATCAATGACTGGGCGCGCCAGATCAGTGTGCTGCGCGAACAGGGCAAGGAAGTCGTACTCGTATCCTCCGGCGCAATCGCCTGCGGCATGCAGCGCCTGGGCTGGGCCAAGCGCCCGAAGAGCGTGCATGAACTACAAGCTGCCGCCGCAGTGGGCCAGATGGGTCTCGTTCAGGTTTATGAAGGCGCCTTCGCCAAATACGGCCTGCACACCGCACAGATCCTGCTGACCCATGACGATCTCGCCGACCGCAAGCGCTACCTTAATTCCCGCTCAACACTGAATACCCTGCTCGAACTGGGCGTCGTGCCGATCATCAATGAAAATGACACCGTCGTCACCGACGAAATCAAGTTCGGTGACAATGACACGCTGGGCGCCCTGGTTGCCAACCTGATCGAAGCCGACGCGCTGATCATCCTGACCGACCAGCAAGGTCTGTACACCGCCGATCCGCGCAAGGATCCCAACGCTACGCTGATCCATGAAGCCACGGCCGGCGACGAATCACTAGAAACCATGGCTGGCGGCGCCGGCACCCGCATCGGTACTGGCGGCATGATCACCAAGGTCATCGCCGCCAAACGCGCCGCCCGCAGCGGCGCCCATACCGCCATCGCCAGCGGCCGCGAGATCGATCCAATCATCCGCCTGGCTAACGGCGAACCGGTTGGCACCTTGCTTGTCTCACAAACCCAACCGCTAGCTGCCCGCAAGCAATGGCTGGCCGACCACCTGCAACTAGCCGGCCGCCTGATTCTCGACGCAGGCGCCGTGGATGCACTACATGCCGGCAAGAGCCTGCTCCCGATCGGCGTCATCGCCGCCGAGGGAGAGTTCGAACGCGGCGCCGCCGTTGCCTGCATCAGCCCCGACGGCAGAGAGATTGCTCGTGGTCTGAGCAACTACGGCAGCGGCGAAGCCCGCCTGATCGCCCGCAAGACCACCCTGGAAATCGAGAATACGCTGGGCTACGTGGACGAACCCGAAATCATCCACCGGGACAATCTGATCCTCTCATCCTGA
- a CDS encoding DUF6776 family protein: MPTPAVALKLKRFRRRFGISAPRVVVRSHVPWPWLLLPAVLLALLLGVAVWLIAQKNEAGILGQEVENLRQQIQVQSEELNLLRSTAGTGKNAVSIERAAQQQLLGRIQGLEAENAALKEDVLLFERLIPIAGEGAAVRVENFRVFKESETRFRYRLLIAFRPDKQTPDFRGRLQVVISYVSAGRVFQLVLPEKRESAAGYLLEIKSILRREDFFELPAGAVLQGVEARVLQGDTLKSKRLAQL, encoded by the coding sequence ATGCCAACTCCGGCAGTGGCCTTGAAATTGAAACGATTTCGGCGTCGATTTGGAATTTCGGCGCCGCGGGTTGTTGTGCGCAGCCATGTTCCGTGGCCGTGGTTGCTGTTGCCTGCAGTCTTGCTGGCTTTGCTGCTGGGCGTTGCGGTGTGGCTGATTGCCCAGAAAAATGAAGCTGGAATTTTGGGGCAGGAGGTCGAGAATCTGCGACAGCAGATTCAGGTTCAGTCAGAGGAGTTGAATCTTTTGCGTTCAACTGCTGGGACCGGGAAAAATGCAGTAAGTATCGAGCGAGCTGCGCAGCAGCAGTTGCTTGGCAGAATCCAGGGGTTGGAGGCTGAAAATGCAGCGCTCAAGGAGGATGTCCTCCTGTTTGAGCGCTTGATTCCTATTGCCGGGGAGGGGGCTGCTGTTCGTGTTGAAAACTTTAGGGTTTTCAAGGAATCCGAGACCCGTTTTCGCTATCGTCTATTGATTGCTTTTCGGCCTGATAAGCAAACGCCAGACTTTCGGGGGCGCCTGCAGGTTGTGATCAGTTATGTCAGTGCTGGTAGAGTATTTCAGTTGGTATTGCCAGAAAAGCGAGAAAGCGCTGCTGGGTATCTACTCGAAATAAAGAGCATTCTTCGTCGGGAAGACTTTTTTGAATTGCCTGCTGGCGCTGTATTGCAGGGGGTGGAGGCGCGAGTCCTGCAGGGTGATACACTCAAATCGAAACGATTGGCTCAACTCTAG
- the rpsI gene encoding 30S ribosomal protein S9, producing the protein MAESYFYGTGRRKSAVARVFMKRGSGAIVVNGKPVDQFFSRETGRMIVRQPLALVEQLNGFDIKVNVIGGGESGQAGAVRHGITRALIEYDAALKPALSKAGFVTRDAREVERKKVGFHKARRRKQFSKR; encoded by the coding sequence ATGGCTGAAAGTTATTTCTACGGTACAGGCCGTCGCAAGAGCGCCGTTGCCCGTGTCTTCATGAAGCGTGGTTCCGGTGCCATCGTTGTAAATGGCAAGCCGGTCGATCAGTTCTTCTCCCGCGAAACCGGCCGCATGATCGTGCGTCAGCCGCTGGCGCTGGTTGAACAGCTGAACGGTTTCGATATCAAGGTTAATGTGATCGGTGGTGGCGAGTCTGGCCAGGCCGGTGCTGTGCGCCACGGTATTACTCGTGCCTTGATTGAATATGATGCTGCCTTGAAGCCCGCTTTGTCCAAGGCTGGTTTCGTAACTCGCGATGCTCGTGAAGTCGAACGTAAGAAAGTCGGCTTCCATAAGGCTCGTCGTCGTAAGCAGTTCTCCAAGCGTTAA
- the erpA gene encoding iron-sulfur cluster insertion protein ErpA has protein sequence MNAVNEMAIPLVFTDSAAGKVKELIEEEGNPGLKLRVFVTGGGCSGFQYGFTFDEEVNEDDTTMEKNGVTLLIDPMSYQYLVGAEIDYSEGLEGSQFVIRNPNATSTCGCGSSFSA, from the coding sequence ATGAATGCAGTTAACGAAATGGCTATCCCTCTTGTTTTTACCGACAGCGCTGCGGGCAAGGTGAAGGAATTGATTGAGGAGGAGGGTAATCCGGGCCTCAAGTTGCGAGTATTTGTTACGGGTGGTGGTTGTTCGGGCTTTCAGTATGGTTTTACCTTCGATGAGGAGGTAAACGAGGACGATACAACCATGGAAAAAAATGGTGTTACGCTTTTGATCGATCCAATGAGCTATCAGTATCTGGTTGGTGCAGAAATTGACTATAGCGAGGGTTTGGAGGGTTCGCAATTCGTGATCCGCAACCCGAATGCAACCTCCACCTGTGGTTGCGGTTCGTCGTTTTCTGCTTGA
- a CDS encoding CNP1-like family protein produces MRWFRSLALSLVTLLVTHSLALADFEEDYESKQWQEVEVALPVAPKETNLLPFYVSAATSNRFFIDISTLSVGADGVVRYVLLVLSPEGGRNVTFEGMRCESRERRIYASGRLDGSWSKARKNEWIRIQDAYANRHHAVLFLDYFCPFGNIVRDAAEARNALMLGGHPDNKR; encoded by the coding sequence ATGCGCTGGTTTCGTAGTTTGGCTCTCTCTCTGGTGACTTTGTTGGTCACGCATTCTTTGGCCTTGGCTGACTTCGAGGAAGATTACGAGAGCAAGCAATGGCAGGAAGTGGAGGTCGCCCTGCCTGTTGCGCCAAAGGAAACTAATCTTCTGCCTTTCTACGTCAGCGCAGCCACCAGCAATCGTTTTTTCATCGACATTTCCACGCTGAGTGTCGGCGCTGATGGTGTGGTGCGTTATGTCCTTTTGGTCTTGTCGCCAGAGGGGGGGCGTAATGTCACCTTCGAAGGAATGCGCTGCGAGTCGAGGGAGCGGCGGATATATGCCTCCGGGCGGTTAGACGGCTCTTGGTCGAAGGCGCGCAAGAATGAATGGATTCGCATTCAGGATGCTTACGCCAATCGCCATCACGCGGTGCTGTTTCTCGATTACTTCTGTCCTTTTGGCAACATCGTGCGTGACGCGGCAGAGGCCAGAAACGCCTTGATGCTTGGTGGTCATCCGGATAACAAGCGTTGA